Proteins encoded within one genomic window of Arachis ipaensis cultivar K30076 chromosome B08, Araip1.1, whole genome shotgun sequence:
- the LOC107612879 gene encoding pentatricopeptide repeat-containing protein At2g35030, mitochondrial yields the protein MKKLHYLSSLTLMQIRYHNTHIYQCFISGFPMLRNLAIRLKSTVDLQLEMKQCNSFISCLCKEGKIDNARKVFDKISERDIGLWTTMISGYIKCGMIKEARKLFDRVDAKKNVVIWTAMVSGYIKSNMIKEAERLFHEMPVRNVVSWNTMMDGYAHNGQTQMALDLFRRMPERNVVSWNTIVTALARCGRIEEAQMLFDQMVERDVVSWTTMVAGLAKNGRIDDARTLFDVMPVRNVVSWNAMVTGYAQNGRLNEALELFERMPERDMPSWNTVITGLIQNGELNRAEKLFHEMPQKNVITWTAMMTGYVQNGLSEEALKMFNKMQSHDWLKPNTGTFVTVLGACIDLAGLAEGQQIHQLISKTIFQENTYVVSALINMYSKCGELRTARKMFDDGLLSQRDLISWNGMIAAYAHHGCGKEAISLFNEMKDQGFQANDVTFVGLLTACSHAGLVEEGLKYFDELLKNRSIEVREEHYACLVDLCGRAGRLKEAFDIIERLGEDSSISVWGALLAGCNVHGNEIIGNLVAKKILKIEPENAGTYLSLSNMYASVGKWKEAANVRMKMKDKGLKKQPGCSWIGVGNTVQIFVVGDKSHSQFELLGGLLLDLHNKMRRAGDMPDDDVLVGVEFL from the coding sequence ATGAAGAAGCTACACTATTTGTCGTCATTGACTTTGATGCAAATTCGTTATCACAATACACACATTTACCAATGCTTCATAAGTGGCTTTCCAATGCTGAGAAACCTTGCAATTAGGCTGAAATCCACGGTTGATCTTCAGTTGGAAATGAAACAATGCAATTCTTTCATTTCATGCCTTTGCAAGGAAGGGAAAATCGACAATGCACGCAAGGTATTCGATAAAATTTCTGAAAGGGACATTGGTTTGTGGACCACAATGATAAGTGGGTACATCAAGTGTGGCATGATCAAGGAGGCTAGGAAGTTGTTTGACAGAGTGGATGCAAAGAAGAATGTTGTCATTTGGACTGCTATGGTTAGCGGTTACATAAAGTCCAATATGATCAAGGAAGCTGAGAGGCTGTTTCATGAGATGCCTGTGAGGAATGTTGTCTCTTGGAATACTATGATGGATGGGTATGCACATAATGGGCAGACACAAATGGCTTTGGACTTGTTTAGGAGGATGCCAGAGAGGAATGTGGTTTCTTGGAATACAATCGTAACAGCTTTGGCTCGATGTGGGAGGATTGAGGAAGCACAGATGCTTTTTGATCAGATGGTGGAAAGAGATGTTGTTTCATGGACTACCATGGTTGCAGGATTGGCTAAGAATGGGAGAATTGATGATGCTCGGACACTCTTTGATGTGATGCCTGTTCGAAATGTGGTTTCATGGAATGCAATGGTCACAGGTTATGCACAAAATGGAAGATTGAATGAGGCTTTAGAGTTGTTCGAAAGGATGCCTGAGAGAGACATGCCTTCATGGAATACAGTGATCACTGGTTTAATTCAGAATGGGGAGTTGAATAGGGCAGAAAAGTTGTtccatgagatgccacaaaagAATGTGATTACCTGGACTGCAATGATGACGGGCTATGTGCAGAATGGCCTAAGTGAAGAAGCACTGAAAATGTTTAACAAAATGCAATCTCATGATTGGTTAAAACCCAACACTGGAACCTTTGTGACAGTGTTAGGTGCTTGCATTGACTTAGCTGGTCTTGCTGAGGGGCAACAAATTCATCAATTGATAAGTAAAACTATTTTTCAGGAAAACACATATGTGGTATCAGCACTGATAAATATGTACTCAAAATGTGGAGAGCTGCGTACTGCTAGGAAGATGTTTGATGATGGGTTATTAAGCCAAAGGGATTTGATATCATGGAATGGTATGATTGCTGCTTATGCACACCATGGATGTGGCAAGGAAGCAATTAGCCTATTTAATGAAATGAAAGATCAAGGTTTCCAAGCTAATGATGTCACCTTTGTTGGACTTCTCACTGCTTGCAGTCATGCTGGTTTAGTTGAGGAGGGGCTTAAATACTTTGACGAGCTTTTGAAAAACAGGTCTATTGAAGTCAGGGAAGAACACTACGCATGTTTAGTTGATCTTTGTGGACGAGCAGGAAGGCTGAAAGAAGCTTTCGATATCATTGAGAGACTTGGGGAAGATTCATCAATATCTGTTTGGGGAGCGCTCCTTGCTGGATGCAATGTACATGGGAATGAAATTATTGGGAATCTTGTAGctaagaaaattttgaaaattgaaccaGAGAACGCAGGCACATATTTATCACTTTCCAATATGTATGCTTCCGTAGGGAAATGGAAAGAAGCTGCCAATGTTAGGATGAAAATGAAGGACAAGGGGCTAAAGAAGCAGCCGGGTTGTAGTTGGATTGGAGTTGGCAATACAGTGCAAATATTTGTAGTTGGTGATAAGTCCCATTCTCAATTTGAGCTACTTGGGGGTTTACTTCTTGATCTACATAACAAAATGAGAAGGGCTGGAGATATGCCAGATGATGATGTATTAGTTGGTGTCGAGTTCTTATAG